One Coffea arabica cultivar ET-39 chromosome 5c, Coffea Arabica ET-39 HiFi, whole genome shotgun sequence DNA window includes the following coding sequences:
- the LOC113690137 gene encoding pentatricopeptide repeat-containing protein At5g66631, which translates to MKLSRFNHITCLLRNLALQVCHFSSSPNVDKVSLYLQRARLIDSIRLSLRSSSPESSLVSILHSPALDSFVVNNALRSAPSPESALSLVEVLKTVSNFSHNQQTLHTLAKILAKSGQTGKLRTLINAINAGKFTNVARVSFMDRMRWFALAGDLDEVASVWDEWRTSQKRPCSESYNIVMGLFAKNGSDTEAVTVFRRMIDEGALPNCRTYTVIIEHLLGSGHLGSAFQVFQMLPQMRIKRSLKQYSVLVAALCQNDQIDLVKTLLDEMRIDGILPGRAMQNSLQRLQEAGYVEETKELLREMLPDERIKTVAYALDGSEDDMEDEDEDANHVDGRAVDQMQLKPWLDPAALASALQQWRPEEVSTLEDANIIWTTRLVCKMIRNFKSAETAWQFFCWVAYQPGFRHDIYTTSRMVAKLARQGCVKLVDQLLSKLEREGMRLSFSTVKLIINFYGISGKGDAALKILQGVKTICGPISKSSMLILYTSTLRTLTKCKMNNEALDILEEMILVGIFPEIQTFSGLMHHFALHGDVKTVQRLFGMVRQSGLEPDAHMYTVLIRAYCKCERAALAMRIFEDMMNSSLIPDAITKELLVRSLWKEGKLREAAAVEERSEEIRNVLPSALPGNLYTLSSVDLMRIYEIYSGKFTATTDKE; encoded by the coding sequence TCTGCAAGTTTGCCATTTTTCAAGTAGCCCAAATGTGGATAAGGTCAGCTTGTACCTCCAAAGGGCCAGGCTCATTGATTCGATAAGGCTTAGTCTTCGGTCAAGTTCACCAGAATCGTCCCTTGTTTCCATTTTGCATAGTCCTGCTCTAGACTCTTTTGTAGTCAACAATGCACTAAGATCAGCTCCTTCCCCTGAATCTGCTCTTTCCTTGGTTGAAGTACTTAAGACTGTTTCAAATTTCTCGCATAATCAGCAAACACTTCATACATTAGCCAAAATACTTGCAAAATCTGGCCAAACTGGTAAACTCAGAACCCTGATCAATGCCATCAATGCTGGCAAGTTTACAAATGTTGCGCGTGTCAGCTTTATGGACCGGATGCGTTGGTTTGCTCTTGCTGGAGATCTTGACGAGGTTGCTAGCGTGTGGGATGAGTGGCGGACCTCACAGAAGCGTCCTTGTTCTGAGTCTTACAACATTGTGATGGGCCTTTTTGCTAAGAATGGCAGTGATACTGAAGCGGTGACAGTATTCCGTAGGATGATTGATGAAGGGGCGCTTCCTAATTGTAGAACGTACACAGTCATCATTGAGCATCTTCTCGGTTCAGGGCACTTGGGTTCAGCATTTCAGGTTTTCCAAATGTTGCCACAGATGAGAATTAAACGCAGTTTGAAGCAGTATTCCGTTTTGGTTGCAGCATTATGTCAAAATGATCAAATAGACTTGGTGAAGACTTTGCTTGATGAGATGCGAATTGATGGTATATTGCCTGGTCGAGCTATGCAGAACTCGTTGCAGCGACTGCAGGAAGCAGGCTACGTCGAGGAGACAAAAGAATTATTGAGGGAAATGTTACCGGACGAGAGGATTAAAACTGTAGCTTATGCTTTGGATGGCAGTGAGGATGACATGGAAGATGAGGATGAAGATGCTAACCATGTTGATGGTCGTGCTGTTGATCAAATGCAGTTGAAACCATGGTTAGATCCTGCAGCTTTGGCTAGTGCCTTGCAGCAGTGGAGACCTGAAGAGGTGTCAACTTTAGAGGATGCAAACATTATATGGACAACACGGTTAGTTTGCAAAATGATCAGAAATTTCAAGTCAGCTGAAACAGCATGGCAGTTCTTCTGCTGGGTAGCTTATCAACCAGGATTTAGACATGATATTTATACAACATCAAGGATGGTTGCCAAATTAGCCCGCCAAGGATGTGTCAAATTGGTTGATCAGCTGTTGTCTAAATTAGAAAGGGAGGGCATGAGGTTGTCATTCAGCACAGTCAAATTGATTATAAATTTTtatggaatttctggaaaagGTGATGCTGCTCTTAAGATTCTTCAAGGTGTTAAAACAATTTGTGGTCCCATATCCAAGAGCAGCATGTTAATTTTGTATACATCTACGTTAAGGACCTTGACCAAGTGTAAGATGAATAACGAAGCCTTGGACATACTTGAAGAGATGATTTTAGTTGGGATATTTCCAGAAATCCAGACATTTTCTGGATTGATGCATCATTTTGCACTCCATGGAGATGTTAAAACAGTGCAGAGACTTTTTGGGATGGTGAGGCAAAGTGGCCTGGAGCCAGATGCTCATATGTACACAGTCCTTATTCGCGCATATTGCAAATGTGAAAGAGCTGCGCTCGCAATGAGGATATTTGAGGATATGATGAACTCAAGCTTAATTCCTGATGCTATCACAAAGGAGTTACTTGTCAGGAGTCTGTGGAAGGAGGGAAAGCTCAGAGAAGCTGCTGCTGTGGAAGAAAGAAGTGAGGAGATAAGGAACGTCCTTCCAAGTGCTTTACCAGGAAATTTATACACTTTGAGCTCTGTGGATCTTATGAGAATTTATGAAATATATTCCGGTAAATTCACTGCAACTACTGATAAGGAATAA